In Ovis canadensis isolate MfBH-ARS-UI-01 breed Bighorn chromosome 15, ARS-UI_OviCan_v2, whole genome shotgun sequence, the genomic stretch ggagaaggcaatggcaccccactccagtcctcttgcctggaaaatcccatggatggaggagcctggaaggctgcagtccatgaggtcgctgagggttggacacgactgagtaacttcactttcgcttttcactttcacacactggagaaggaaatggcaacccagtccagtgttcttgcctggagaatcccagggaagggggagcctggtgggctgccgtctatggggtcacacagagtcggacacgactgaagtgacttagcattacaAAGGGGTTCATAATTATCACTTAACATACGTATGGaaacaatatttataaattgTGATTAACATGAACAGtagatcaattaaaaataaaatatcataataaaaattaaaaataaaacacacatctAAGTGTTAAATTTATATGGTATCAAATATTCAGACTCCATATTTAAGCTCATTTATTATCAAATATCCAGTTtatggcttcccagatgactcagtggtaaagaatttgcctgacaatgaaggagatgcaagcaATACAGTTCTGATCCctgcaggctatatagtccacggggatcacaaagagtcggacaccactgaacacacaacacacacacacacacacacacacacacaatccaagTTTATAAGTGGtcaactttttctcttttgagatGATGCTTTGTTTTCATGTAGACCTATGGATGAAGTCTAAAATTAGAGAGGAACACTGTAAAAGTTCTTCTCTGATGTTGTCAccttatttgaaataatttgtttgTTGGCAAGACCTGTTAATGATAGGGAAATACCCATGAGTTCCAATTAGTCACAGCAAAGAAATTTCATAGATTTTGCCAACAAATAAGCTATATGGTAGTGCTTTTAAGGCTTCTACAAAGTTACGATTTATAAATCAAGAGACACTTACTGCAGCTGAGTTAGTTGACATTTTTATCTTATGGcttttacttctttcctgatcAACTAACAGCTGCCTGGGGCCTAGCCGTGGAGATATGTCAGACACTGTCATAGGTGAGactattttttttagaaatcatATAATCATACACTCTCAGGTTTAAATACATATTACAAATCATACACTCAACCCCCATGCAAGCTTACCTTAGATTTAAATCCCTTCTTCAGCATACAAAATAACAAGAAAGGTAGACTCAGCTATAGTACTGCCAATTTAAAACTAAGAATATTTTGGGGTCATTTATTTCTTATTGATATACACTtaaatgggcttcctggtggatcagatggtaaagaatctaaatgccaatgtaggagatgcgaatgcgatccctgagttgggatcctcccctgcagaagggaatggctatccactccagcattcttgcctggagaattccatggacagaagagcctggaaggtacaatccatggggtcgcaaagagttggacataatggagtgactaacactttcactttctcctttcaTATATCTAAAATTAGTtgaattaataatataattaGTTACAATTACAGAAGTTAGAATCAATTTGCAAATCAAATAATGCATCCAAAATTTCCCTCACTTAATATTACAACTTCAGAATTTTTTATGACAttgcacaatttttaaaagtatcactcttaaaaagtatatattattcAAAGAGATGTACAattaaaaggaattttaattatCTTATTTTCCAGTGTTGAACATTCCATGTTGTTTCTAAATTTTCCATAGCTCTTATTAATTGTATTGGGCAAATTTGTACatggtgatttttctcttttaaaaatatttaacattaggGTTTATTCCTAAAAGAAGTATTGCAGagccagagaaaaaaatgaaaaaaaagtaatttatatttcttcataGTTGTGTCTAAAATGCTTTCATAAACTATGTTTAATTCTTACTTTATTTACACTATCCTCTTGTTTATCTGCTGGGAGATCCCGCTAAAGAATGAGGAAATGCTGTGACAACGGTGAGCTTTGTTTCCACATATGCATGAATGTTTCATCttagataattaaaaataaagtttttcactCATTTATCTTTGCAAAGATATGCTTTATGGCATATATGTAATtgcatctctttctcttctccttggcAAATTTAAAACTGCAAATTTCTTGTTGTATTAGTCATGCACTATCTTGTGACCAGGAATGATGGATGCTGGTGGAAGATGGCAGGAGAAGGTGTGGGAATGCATGTAGTGAATCGTAAGGGACTGGGAGGGTCGTTCCTCCTGTGGGTGGGTCAGCCGCTGCTGTTTGGTAATGGTAGGTCAGGCACTAAGGGCATTTAAGAGCAGCACCATTTATGACTTTGTATATaagcatgcattaatatacatacTGAGTGTCCAGTAAATATTCGTTAACTGAGTGAACTTGCAGGATTAAATAGCAAGTAGCAGATTTTATATGTGTTTGTGGTAGTTGGTGTATAGACACTTTATGGTGCATTACCTGTCTCTCTAGCAAATTATGTTTGTTCttcatattaaatttttatttacagaACTTGAAAGTATTTCCTTTGCTTGAAAGATCTTTGTGTGTTGAACACCTATATGaattgagtattttttttttttgaccaaaaCTACTGAAGgtatgggtttctctggtggctcagatggtaaagaatctgcttgcaatgtgggagacctgggttcaatccctggtttgggaagattccctggagaaggggatggcaactcacttcagtattcttgcctggagaatatcatggacagaggaccctgaggtctggcaggctacagtccatggggttgcaaagagtcagccacaactgaacaactaacacacacacacacacacacacacacacacacacactgaagcaatgaatatacagaatatgtatattaaattatatgtggagcagaattttgaaaaataaaataatcaattaaCATACACAAATTATCTTTAAAGTAAAATGATCTGTAACATGCACTTTTATAgagacatttaaatattttcatgctTACTCTGGAGAGTGTTCAGAAACTCTTAAACTGGGGTGCAGCTTCCCTTCAAATTTCTCATACAGTAGAGAGCTTATAGATCAACAGAGTTGGAGGACAAGGGCATTTGAATTTCTGCTGAGTTTATGCTTTGGGGAAACAAGCATATCCTTACTTTTGGAGAATGACAATTTAATACCAGACATTTGCTCATCACCTGATAGGTTTCAGGTGCCGCGGACATTACTCCCTGCACTCTAGTGGGACAGTAAGGAACCACAACTGAATAGTTATGTGTTCTGATAGGCACCAGAAAGGCTGTTCCACCAAGGACTTATATATATTTCCCTGAACTCCCTGTTTAGCTGATATTTCTTGATcatgttttttctttccaaagttaGGAGTCGAGATGccaaactgaaattccatcatagAAAAGGGAATAACTCTTACCTGTTGTACAGCAGTTCTTAGCCTAGAAAATACATCTGAGAATTGTGATTTGTAACTTCACAGACACAGTGAAGGGCCTGAAGAACTGAGATGATGCAGCCAAGTCCAGTGGGGTCAGAACAAGAAGGAGAATTCAGATCTCAAGTAGACAGTCCGGTGTTTTCTCAGTAAATTACACATCAAATTTGCCCTACGGATGGTTTACAGGTGACTGGTGCTAGGTATCTGAAGAGATGGAAAGCTTTatggaggaaataagaaaaaactgAAACAAGCACTGGGACAAAGTGTCAAAGGCATACTCTATAGTTACAGTGATTGCACTATTTTGTTGTAAGGCAGACCACAGTTCTTTAGTCATAAATGAGTATCATTCTTTGTCCCTTTGTAGGTAAGTCAGGCCCCAGGAAGCTGTTACTTGCTGAATGGATGTCTTCAGCCTTTCCAACAATGTGACTGAATTTGTTCTCCTGGGACTCACACAGAACCCACACGTGCAGAAAATACTTTTCATTgtctttctgttcatttttctgtcCAATCTGCTCATTGTCACCACCATCTCCCTCAGCCCTACACTTTCTGCTcccatgtacttctttctcaCTTACTTGGCTTTAATAGATGCCTCCTTCACCTCAGTCACCACGCCTAAATTGATCATTGACCTGCTGTTCCAGAGGACAACCATCTCCTGGGGAGGCTGCCTGACTCAGATCTTTTTGGAGCACTTCCTGGCAGCATCAGAGATCATCGTCCTCATtgccatggcctatgaccgctacgtggccatctgcaagcctctGCACTACACGACCATCATGCGACAGGGGCTCTGCCAGCTCCTGGTTGTGGTTGCCTGGGTCGGggggatcctgcatgccaccgTGCAGATTCTTTTCACCATGGACTTGACCTTCTGCGGTCCCAATGTCATTGACCACTTCATGTGTGATTTCTTCTCACTGTTGGAACTTGCCTGCAGCGACACCTTCaggctgggggtggtggtggcagcCAACAGTGGAGGCATGTGCTTGCTCATTTTTTCCATGCTGCTCATCTCCTACACAGTTATCCTGAGCTCCCTGAAATCCCACGGCTCTGAAGAAAAGCGCAAGGCCCTTTCTACATGTGGCGCCCACTTTACAGTAGTGGTGCTCTTTTTTCTGCCTTGTGTGTTCACCTACATGGGTCCTGTGGCCACTTACCCTGTGGACAAGTTGGTGGCTATGTTCTTTGCAATCCTCACTCCCATGTTGAATCCTATTATTTACACAGTGAGAAACACAGAGGTGAAAAATGCCATGAGGAGTCTGATGAAGAAGACAGTAACTTAGGCTGTTCATGACACCAAGAAAGTgatgatttatatacatatatagggaGGATTATACATGCTGTAAATTGTGAAAGTAAATTAGCAAATTTTGCGGACTATTGACAAAAACAGCATAGAAAATAGGCCTTTGGACAATTTTTAAACTACTTTGCCAAGATTTCTATATTCATACTCACAGTTTCAGAATAG encodes the following:
- the LOC138420619 gene encoding olfactory receptor 4C3D-like; amino-acid sequence: MDVFSLSNNVTEFVLLGLTQNPHVQKILFIVFLFIFLSNLLIVTTISLSPTLSAPMYFFLTYLALIDASFTSVTTPKLIIDLLFQRTTISWGGCLTQIFLEHFLAASEIIVLIAMAYDRYVAICKPLHYTTIMRQGLCQLLVVVAWVGGILHATVQILFTMDLTFCGPNVIDHFMCDFFSLLELACSDTFRLGVVVAANSGGMCLLIFSMLLISYTVILSSLKSHGSEEKRKALSTCGAHFTVVVLFFLPCVFTYMGPVATYPVDKLVAMFFAILTPMLNPIIYTVRNTEVKNAMRSLMKKTVT